From the genome of Nocardia mangyaensis:
CGCCGAGGTGACCGAATCGGCGAGCACGCCGACCAGTTCCGGCGCCGACTGACTCAGCGCGGTCGCCGCGCGGCCGAGATCGCCGAGCAGGTCGCCGATCTCGGGAATCTGGTGCACGGTGGTGAGCCAGGTGTCGAGCCGCTCGATGGTCGACCCGGGGACGCGGGCACTCGGGTCGAGCGCCGCCGACAGGGTGGCCAGCACCCGGCCGAGCTTTTCCGGCTGGATGGTGGACAGCACATCGCGCAGGGTGTTGAGGGTGGACTGCAGCTGGATCGTCGCCTCGCTGGTGTCCTCGGCGATGACAACGCCCGCGCGCAGAGTCGAGGCCGCGGCGCCGTTGTCGACCAGCTGGATGGAGGAGACACCGAAGATGTTGTCGGGCACGACGCGGGCAGTCACCGTGTCCGGGATGGTCTCGGCCAGACCGGGTTTCAGTTCGAAGGTGGCGTACTGGCGTTCGCCTTTGGCCACCATCTCCACCGAACCGACCGCGCCGACGACCATGCCGCGAAACTTCACATCGGCACGCTGCGGTAGCCCGTCGCCGGTGCTGGTCAGATCGGCGCCGACCACCACGGTGTCCTCGAACTCCCCGTTGTAGCGGAGTGCGAGCAGAAACAGCGCGACCGCGAACGCGGTGATGACCGCCAGCCCCGCGAGCGTGAGCTGCAGGGGTTTGGGGCCGCGGCCGCTGAGATCGAGAATCATTCGATCGACCTATCCCGAGATCCGGAATCCGGGGTCGATGCCCCAGATAGCAAGGGTGAGAAAAAGATTGGCGAAGACCATGACGACGATGACCATCTTGATCGCGCGTCCGGCCGCCACCCCGACGCCTTCGGGTCCACCGGTGGCCACGAAGCCGTAGTAGCACTGGATGAACGCGGCGATCAGGACGAACACCACCACTTTGAACAGTGAGAAGAACACGTCACCACCGACCAGGAACTGGAAGAAGTAGTGGTCGTAGGTGCCCGCGGTGGTCCCGCCGAGGAAAAGCACCGACAGCTTGGTCGCCACATAGGCCACCGCCAGTCCCAGGGTGTAGAGCGGGATGATGGTGATGGTGGCCGCGATCATCCGGGTGGTGACCAGGTAGGGCAGTGGCCGGATGGCGATGGATTCCAGGGCGTCGATCTCCTCGGAGATCCGCATCGAGCCGAGCTGGGCGGTGAACCGGCAGCCGGACTGGATGGCGAAGGCGAGCGTGCCCAGGATCGGCGCGATCTCCCTGGTGGTGGCGAAGCCGGAGATGGCACCGGTCAGCGGTCCCATGGTGAGCAGGTTCAGCGCTGTGTACGACTCGACGCCCACGGTGATGCCGCCGAAGGCGCACAGTACGACCACCACGCCCACCGTGCCGCCGCCGACGATCAGCGAGCCGTTACCCCAGCCGACGTCGGCGACCAGCCGGGCGACTTCCTTGCGGTAGTGGCGCAGGGTGAACGGGATGGCGATCAGCGCCTGGAAGAACACGATGGCCTGGTGGCCGATGCGCTGGTTGGCGTGGACCGGAACCTTGGCCGCGGTGGTGATCACCCGGACCGGGCGCAACGTGGGCGGGATGTACTCGGCGGCCATCTCAGACCACCTTCGAGGGGAAGAAGCTGTTGTAGAGCTGGGTGACGATGATGTTGGTGGCGAACAGCATCAGCGCCGAGGTGACCACCGCCGAGTTGACCGAGTTGGCCACGCCGCCGGGGCCGCCCTTGGTGTGCAGGCCGATGTCGCAGGCGATGATCGCGGTGAGCAAACCGAAGATCGCCGCCTTGAACAGCGCGACCAGCAGGTCGTTGGCCACGGCGAAGGAGGCGAACGAGCTGATGAACGAACCGGGCGTGCCGCTCTGGGCGTAGACGTTGAACAGGTACGCGGTGGCGAAGCCGACGAACACGATGAATCCGCACAGCAGCATGCTGACCAGGACCGCCGCCGCCAAGCGCGGGGCGACCAGCCGGCGCACCGGATCCACGCCCATCACCTTCATCGCGTCGATCTCCTCGCGAATGGTGCGCGAACCGAGGTCGGCGCAGATGGCCGAGCCGACCGCGCCCGCGATCATCAGCGAGGTGACCAGCGGCGCGCCCTGGCGGATGATGCCGAGCCCGGCGACCGCGCCGATGAAGGTGGTGGCGCCGACCTGGTTGACCAGCGCCCCGACCTGGATCGAGACCACCACCGCGACCGGGATGGCGACGAAGACGGTCGGCAGGGCCGAGACGTTGGCCATGAACGCGCACTGCTTGACGAACTCCTGGAACGGGAATCGCCGTCGCACCAGCGACAGGAACAGCTGGGCGATCGCGGCCCTGCCCAGCAGGACCTGCCTGCCCAGTGTCTCGATCGACTGCTGGGGATGTCGTCGCCAGAGCCCGGTGGCACTGTCGATGATCCGTCCGACCTCGGACGGTTCGGTGGCCGGTTGCGGCGTCACGCTGCACCGATCCTTTCTTGCTGCGGGGGTGGGCTCGGTGGCTAGAGCGTGCTCAGCCAGTGGTGGAGCAGGGCGACCAGTCCGGCGACGGCGGCCAGACCGAGGGCGAGCACGCAGAGAACAGCGAGCCACATACCGAGTCGGAGCACCGGATTGACCTGTGTGCGCCCGCCGAGGATCTTGACGATGATCACCACGAGATCGATGACCCAGACCAGTGCCATCATCAGGTCATCGTCACGTTCGCGAAGATGAGCACGGGCCAGCACACGATCGACCCGAGGAACGAGACGACCAGGTCGACACCGTGGAGATCGCCGAGATGGCTCGTGTGGGTGAGTGACCAGACAACCCCGACGAGGCCGTAGGGGATGCCGATGATGACGAGGGTGCCGAGAAACTCCGACACCTTCATCTCGTAGCTGAGAAACCTGTCCAGCCGTCGCAGCATGGCGCTACCGATGTTCCTTCCTGCGGGGACCGTGCCAGTGCGGGGCGGTGATGGCCGACAGCGCTGACGGTCGCATGATGTTGCTGTGCGTTCTTGGGGAAGGGCGCTTGACGTCCGTCGATCCTCCCCGTGTTCTCGGGACTACTCTGAGATGCTTGCGGTGATCCGCGGTCAGCACCTCGGCTAAGTTACTACTAATTCTCGGGTTTGTGACGAGAATTACCGGTAACATAGCTCATGTATCGGAGATTGCCTACCGGCTGCCGTGGGAAATGTCGCCAAGGTTGTCGTTCGCGAGAATCATGAGTAACTTGTTGCCGAAGTCGCCGAGGGTCGGCGACTGCGCAGGAGGAACAATGTCCGCAGTCATCGTCGATGTGGTTCGCACGCCCTCGGGCCGGGGCAAAGCCGGCGGCGGACTGTCGTCCGTGCATCCGGCCACCCTGCTGGCCGGGGTGCTGACCGAGCTGGTCGCGCGCACCGGGATCGATCCGGCCCTCGTCGACGACGTGATCGGCGGCTGTGTCACCCAGAGCGGCGAGCAGGCCAACAACATCTCCCGCACCGCGGTGCTGGCCGCGGGTTTCCCCGAATCGGTGCCCGCCACAACGGTCGACCGCCAGTGCGGATCGAGCCAGCAGGCCGTGCATTTCGCGGCCCAAGGTGTGCTCGCCGGCGCCTATGACATCGCGATCGCCTGCGGCGTCGAGTCGATGAGCCGAGCGCCGATGTTCTCCAACACCCAGGGCAAGGATTCCCTGCGCGGTCCGCTCGCCGCGCGCTACCCGGACGGTCTGATCGGACAGGGCATCGCCGCGGAGATCCTGGCCGCCCGCTGGAAGCTGGACCGCGCGACCCTCGACGAGTTCGCCGCGCGCTCACACCGGCTCGCCGCCGCCACCGCCGCGGCGGGTGGCTTCGACGCCGAGCTCGTCGCCGCCGGTGAGCTCACCGCCGACGAGACGATCCGGACCGGAACCACCGTGGAAACCCTGGCGGGATTGCGCCCCGCGTTCACCGACCCGGCGATGCGGGAACGCTTTTCGGAGATCGACTGGTCGGTGACCGCGGGCAACTCCTCGCCCCTGACCGACGGTGCCTCGGCCGCGCTGATCATGAGCGAGGCGATGGCGGCGAAGCTGGGGCTCACCCCGCGTGCCCGCTTCCACTCCTTCGCCGTCCTGGGCGACGACCCGACGCTCATGCTGACCGCGGTGATCCCGGCGACCCGCAAGGCGCTCGAGCGCGTCGCGCTGACCATCGATGACATCGACACCTTCGAGGTGAACGAGGCATTCGCGCCCGTGCCGCTGGTCTGGCAGCAGGAACTCGGCGCCGATCCGGACCGGGTGAACCCGCGGGGCGGTGCGATCGCGCTCGGGCATCCGCTCGGCGCTTCGGGCACGCGCCTGCTCGCCACGATGGTCAACCACCTCGAGCAGACCGGCGGTCGGTACGGGCTGCAGACCATGTGCGAGGCCGGCGGGCTGGCCAACGCCACCATCATCGAGCGGCTCTGACGCGCAGCGCGTCGGCCTTTCCCGGAACTCTGGAGTGAACATGCAGCATCAGACCCCAGCTGTGGAAACATCGGCCCCGTCGCGCGATCGTCGGCGCTACATGGCAGGGCCCGCGGCATTTCTCGGCGGGCCCGCCAATGTGATCATGCAGCTGAGCCTGGCGCCGGTCGGTCGCGGTGTCGTGGAAAGCACCGTGACCAGTGGGCGTTTCGATCTGCGCCCGCGCAAGCGGGGCCGCACCACGGTGACCTATCTGGCGGTGGCGATGCTGGGCACGGAGGAGGACCGGGCCGCGTTTCGCGCCGCCACCAACACCTCGCACCGGCATGTGCGTTCGGGCCCCGGCAGCCCGGTGCCGTACAACGCCTTCGATCCGCGACTCCAACTGTGGGTCGCGGCCTGTCTCTACCGGGGCACGATCGACTCGCTGACTCTTCTGTTCGGGCCGGTGGACGAGGAGTTCGCCGACGAGGTGTACTCCGAATCAGCCAGATTCGGCACCACCTTGCAGATGCCGGAGCGACTCTGGCCGCCCGATCGCGCCGCCTTCGCCGAGTACTGGGATTCGACACTGCGTGAGCTCTCCGTGGACGACGAGGTGCGGGACTATCTGCTGAGTCAGGTGGTCGACATGGGCCCGTATCGTCCCTGGGAACGGCGGCTCTTCCGCCGGGTGAACAGGTTCTTCACGACCGGCTTTCTGCCACAACACTTTCGAGACGAGCTCGGACTGCCGTGGAGTGCTCGCAAGCAGCGGGCGTTCGAGCTCACGATGCGTGCCATCGGCCGCGTCCTGTCGGTGGCTCCCCAGTCCTGGCGGTTGTACCCCTTCGAGTCGTACTTGCGTGACATGCGCCGACGCCGGGATCAGGGCAAGCCCTTGGTGTGACGGCCGTGCCCGGCTCGATCTCACTGACCGCCGTCGCGTGATTGCCGGAAGGTTCGCAGCAGGAGTTCGCGCACCGCCGCCGATTTCACCTTCCCGGTGGCGCCGCGTGGCAGTGCGTCGACGCCGAGGAGTACCTCGGGCACCTTGTGGGCCGCGATCGCGGCGCGCAGGTGCGTGCGTAGCCGGGTCATGTCGACGACGCCGGTGGTTTCGACCGCCGCGGCGACACACGGTCGGCCGCTGGGCGTGGTGA
Proteins encoded in this window:
- a CDS encoding oxygenase MpaB family protein, yielding MQHQTPAVETSAPSRDRRRYMAGPAAFLGGPANVIMQLSLAPVGRGVVESTVTSGRFDLRPRKRGRTTVTYLAVAMLGTEEDRAAFRAATNTSHRHVRSGPGSPVPYNAFDPRLQLWVAACLYRGTIDSLTLLFGPVDEEFADEVYSESARFGTTLQMPERLWPPDRAAFAEYWDSTLRELSVDDEVRDYLLSQVVDMGPYRPWERRLFRRVNRFFTTGFLPQHFRDELGLPWSARKQRAFELTMRAIGRVLSVAPQSWRLYPFESYLRDMRRRRDQGKPLV
- a CDS encoding ABC transporter permease codes for the protein MAAEYIPPTLRPVRVITTAAKVPVHANQRIGHQAIVFFQALIAIPFTLRHYRKEVARLVADVGWGNGSLIVGGGTVGVVVVLCAFGGITVGVESYTALNLLTMGPLTGAISGFATTREIAPILGTLAFAIQSGCRFTAQLGSMRISEEIDALESIAIRPLPYLVTTRMIAATITIIPLYTLGLAVAYVATKLSVLFLGGTTAGTYDHYFFQFLVGGDVFFSLFKVVVFVLIAAFIQCYYGFVATGGPEGVGVAAGRAIKMVIVVMVFANLFLTLAIWGIDPGFRISG
- a CDS encoding MlaE family ABC transporter permease, translated to MTPQPATEPSEVGRIIDSATGLWRRHPQQSIETLGRQVLLGRAAIAQLFLSLVRRRFPFQEFVKQCAFMANVSALPTVFVAIPVAVVVSIQVGALVNQVGATTFIGAVAGLGIIRQGAPLVTSLMIAGAVGSAICADLGSRTIREEIDAMKVMGVDPVRRLVAPRLAAAVLVSMLLCGFIVFVGFATAYLFNVYAQSGTPGSFISSFASFAVANDLLVALFKAAIFGLLTAIIACDIGLHTKGGPGGVANSVNSAVVTSALMLFATNIIVTQLYNSFFPSKVV
- a CDS encoding thiolase family protein, whose product is MSAVIVDVVRTPSGRGKAGGGLSSVHPATLLAGVLTELVARTGIDPALVDDVIGGCVTQSGEQANNISRTAVLAAGFPESVPATTVDRQCGSSQQAVHFAAQGVLAGAYDIAIACGVESMSRAPMFSNTQGKDSLRGPLAARYPDGLIGQGIAAEILAARWKLDRATLDEFAARSHRLAAATAAAGGFDAELVAAGELTADETIRTGTTVETLAGLRPAFTDPAMRERFSEIDWSVTAGNSSPLTDGASAALIMSEAMAAKLGLTPRARFHSFAVLGDDPTLMLTAVIPATRKALERVALTIDDIDTFEVNEAFAPVPLVWQQELGADPDRVNPRGGAIALGHPLGASGTRLLATMVNHLEQTGGRYGLQTMCEAGGLANATIIERL